The Lathyrus oleraceus cultivar Zhongwan6 chromosome 5, CAAS_Psat_ZW6_1.0, whole genome shotgun sequence genome includes the window TCTCTACCAATGCCGCGGCGACCTCTCCATGCCAGACTGCGCCTCCTGCGTTTCACGCGCTGTCTCACGCGCAGGTGACATATGTTCGGTGACGCGCGGGGGCGTAGTGCAGCTAGAAGGATGTTACGTGAAATATGATAATGTTAAGTTTTTGGGCGTGGTGGATAAAACGGTGGTGTTGAAAAAATGTGGGTCTTCAATCGGGTATGACCCGAGTACCCGAGATGCTGTATTGGCTGGGTTGGTGGGTTCAGGTGGGTATTTTCGGGCTGGTGGGTCGGGTCAGCTGAAAGGAATGGCGCAGTGTATTGGGGATTTGAGTTTTTTGGAGTGTCAGGATTGTGTTTCGGAGGCGATCCAACGGCTGAGAAGTGACTGTCCAGCGGCGGATTACGGAGATATGTTTTTAGCCAAGTGTTATGCGAGGTACTCTACTGGTGGTGCTGGTGGGGGCCATGCTTACTCCAAGTCTCATGGTaaatttatttgtttaatataatttaattattttaaattatttttattaaataatttaGTGCTATGCATTCTTTATGAGATAGAGAAAGACTGATACTGTGATAGATTATTGGGAgaattatattttttatttaaattagaataagtttaattaaatatttttaaaagaTTGTTATAGAGATCGATCTATTCAATCGAGTTATTCGATTTTATCTGATTTAATCATGCGATTAGATCAGTGATCCAGTAACCTAATATCCTCACCAGTTTGATGATCGATCcgatttttaaaatattatttaaaaataaacaaataaatattaTAATCCCACACTCTTATATTTGAAATTATCACATAATTATCaattgaataattatttatttttaatattatttcAAAGAAAAAAgtttctttttatttatttttgcgATAATAAAAGTTTGGTTCTTGGTGAATCGTCCTACAGGTAAATCAGACAATGATAGTGAGAAGACATTTGCCATAATCATTGGATTAATAGCAGCTGTAGCAATACTTATAattttcctggctttcttgagAAGGATTTGTGAGGGACACCACGGTAAATACACCATATAATTTTCTTTATAATCTTAAGCAAAAATCTAATTAATTATTCAATAATTCCTTATTTTATTTGAATATTTTCTCATGCAGGTAAATAAATTGATTTAAGTTTGTCAAACTTATAATGGCATGGCATTGGACCATTGATCAATTATGAGCCTTTTTCTCCATTGCAAATATGCTTTTGGAATCTTTTCTTCTTCTCTCCTTTTTATTTTCTCAATGTCTTATCTTTTCTTGCCATCTATCTTTATCTTGCTAGTTTATTATAAAGTCACAGTTAAAAGACTATAGAGGTCTTTGATATAAAGATGACATTAGAAAAAGGATGCACAGTGGGACACACATTTGAATACAAAGGGGAAAAGGAAAAAGAGGAATAAAAGAGAGCAAAATATTCTGTTTTCTCAATCCTTCCCCCACTCAACAAAGTTGTATTGTAACTTGTCTCATCCCCTTGCAAATTACGAAATAACTTTATCATTCTTTGTTTTTTGAAAAGTTGTACAAGATTTTATATCAATTTCTTATCGTGAGTATGTGCTCCCATGAACTTTTGAGTATATCCGATGTCCAAGATAATTTTTGTGCTATCCACCATTTTGCCTCAAACTTATTTACACTTATCAATAAATAATTGTTAGTTGAGATCACAGATAATTTAGTAACAATGAATGTTCTTGGTATTGATATAAGTTTAAATCATATACGTTTGTAATGATATAAGTTTAAGTGAGTGCAAAATATATTTGAATGTGACGCAGTCAAATTTTTCTTAAGTTTATTAAGGTATACGGAGGTTGTGAAAGTGTTGGAATCATACTTCATTAGGACTTGATTATTGGACATTTTACTAGTAATCTATGTTTATAGCATCACTAACCGAATAAAACTAAATATAAAGTACCATTAATCGAATAAACTAAATGTAAAGAAGAACATTTTGACAAAATTGTGCATGCATGGATAAGGAGAAAAAAGTCATAAAATGAGAGAATCAAATCGAATGTGAGACGCCACATATCCTTAGTAAGAGAAAAACTCGTGTATCACTCACGTAAATAGTTGAACAAGACTAATTTTTTTAGGTCTCGTTGTTTTGGCTAGTAAGAACagtatgtatatatatatatatatatatatatatatatatatatatatatatatatatatatatatatatatatatatatatatatatatatatatatatatatatatatatatatatatatatatatatatatatatatatacgaaATACTAAACTGTAATATTTTGAAACACACAAACAATCATACAAGTATTCTTATAGTTTAGTATTTCTCTCTTTATGTTACATTTCATGCATTTTAAGTTCAGTGGCTCAAACATCCCAAAACACCCTGCTTACCACTCGTTAGAGTAATTAAGGAAGTCACATTTGGGGAATGTAATTTCTTCCTCAACTTAATCACTTAAAGAATAAGGAATCATCGTTGAGAGATATTTGTCGACTGGTTAACACATCCAATGAGACATTACAAGTACAACTAATAAAAATTTAGTTCGCCTAGTTAGGACTAAATTTTGCTTATGCACTTGCATTCTAAAAAATAAATGTCAACAACAAAGATCAATCACCTTCATCAACATCAAAGGGGTCATGCTACAAAGACCTAATGGACCTCCACAAACATTAGGAATTCCAACATCATCATCTTCTTTCAAAGGCTTCTAGAGACACACATGTTGTTCCACCTGAAACACCAGTGGTAATGACAATATACTTTATTAGACAACAGATAGTCACGAGTTTACATGGCATACAATATTAAGTCTCTCAACCACTCGCTAATACTATTAAACCTATGGTTCACAATGAGGTTCAGTAAGCCACATAATATGGGGCATAATGATCAAATTCTAGTGTCAATTCTTCCACTTCTACAATTCAAAGGGTTTAAGGGAACCAAGTTCAAACAAAAGTTGTTACTCAAATTCATCTAATCATTTTGATAGCATGACATTCATAAGTTTAGTCGATTATTAAATAACGGGTACATTTTATTACTTTAAATTCACAACTGATACTTTTGCCACATCAAAAACCCTATGGGGAATCTAGTGGAGATGAAACGTTAAATTTGGCTAACATTCAAACTAAATAGGTAGATATGGAAAAAAGTTTTCCTGAACTAGTTGGACAAATTAGTATTCCACGAGTTTGGTTGTGTGGTAACACTCTCAGACTAAAGTTCAAGAATAAAAAGTATTTCTTTTTGAAGTTGCTCTTCCTTGTAGGGCTTTGGTTTTGTTGTTTGTCTTATTTATTATCGTTTATCATTTATCTCTTTTGTAAATGAGTATTCTCTAGATAGATCTTTGCAAATGTCTTAGAATTAAGTGCAGTTTTTTAAATGGTGTTTTGCACAAAATCTTGTTTTTGAATGCATAATCAAACCCCTAAGGTAAAAGTCAATGTAATATTGGTTCAAGTCAAATTAGTCGATTATTTGGATCAAGAAACTCATGAATGAAGGGTTCATATCATACTAACTTTAGATTCAaaatttcatttcaatttacTCTAAAAGTCAATTTTAAAAAGAGTGATTCGAATCGGGGTTAGGCATGATTTGAATCAAACATGAATGTGAAAATTCATATTTTACCCCAGGCTAAACTAGCAAACCGTTTAGAAATTTATGGCTTATCTTAGTAAACAAAACAAAACTTTTTCCGAAAAAGCTTAAGAAACCCAATGCAAATATTTTATGACAGGTTTATCTCAATAACCAAACTCGGTCTCTTGAGAGTATCACACCCTTAAGAATATAAACAACTGACTCGAATTAAGAAGTGAAAGAAAATATTTTCTAGAGAGAAAAGGAGAAAGATAAATTccaaagaaatatgaaaatgTTGGAAAGTGGCGTGGTTTAAAGTGGAGGTGTGCCTCCTTTATATATTAGTTGGAAAATCCTGAAATGGAAATGATACATGGGATGAATTAATTATCTAATTGATTAGCATAATTTTCTAATCGATTAGACAACTCACTTTTAATCGATTACCACACTCAAATATGAAGTATTGGATATATAGTTGTTGCAAGTCATTCATGTGTTGTCTGTTGCAAGTCATTAATGTGTTATCCATGTCATTTCATTAATTGATTATCATTTTTATATTTGATTAGCTTGATTCTCTAATCAATTAGATGCCCCAAAAGGCTTTTCCAATTGATTATCAGAATTAACTAATTGATAGGTTAGttgaaaaaatgattttaaaagGTTTGGACAACTTTTTAATCACTCGTCTTGGCTTATAAAATGActtttaagtttaaaaacatttgACAAAATAGTTTTAGGTGTGAGTGTGTCTGTGAGTTGTCTTAATACTCTCAAGCTACTTTCTTACTTTTACAATACTCGGGTCACTCAGACAGACAAACACACTACTAGAAAAAGCACATTTAACCTCAGACGCGAAATGCATTTAACCTCAGCTAAAGAGGCGAGGTAACAAAGGACGTCATGAAAAGTGAAAACTTTACCTCTCGACTTTTAAAAAAACGACAAGTATGTGAAAAGATCATGGGTTCGATATCCAGGGAGACCTTTTTGAAATTATGAAACGGAGAAAACATATGTCCCCTCGGTTTTTTAAATTCACCAACGAATATACCACACTTTCACCTCAATTATCTCATAAAATTGAGGGGTAAAACAATATTTGAGTTTATTAAATCTAATGTGGATTGCTTATTTCACTAAACCATATACTGAACATATAACTTTTAAAAATTGGTTAggaaaataattatatgaacaatTGTGTTATATTTGAAGAATAACTTACATTGATTATGATTTTAAAGCATTCTGCAACTCATCATTCTTCTTACGCTGTTTTATGGTTAAAATA containing:
- the LOC127083792 gene encoding plasmodesmata-located protein 7, which encodes MVKTKTFLSLLFFLIFILHSLSFSTDTFIYGGCTQQTFTSTSPYEFNLNSLLTSLVNSATYTSYNNFTIVASNPNDIVYGLYQCRGDLSMPDCASCVSRAVSRAGDICSVTRGGVVQLEGCYVKYDNVKFLGVVDKTVVLKKCGSSIGYDPSTRDAVLAGLVGSGGYFRAGGSGQLKGMAQCIGDLSFLECQDCVSEAIQRLRSDCPAADYGDMFLAKCYARYSTGGAGGGHAYSKSHGKSDNDSEKTFAIIIGLIAAVAILIIFLAFLRRICEGHHGK